A genomic window from Purpureocillium takamizusanense chromosome 2, complete sequence includes:
- the NAG2_1 gene encoding Beta-N-acetylhexosaminidase (CAZy:GH20~SECRETED:SignalP(1-20~SECRETED:cutsite=ADA-LW~SECRETED:prob=0.9541)~EggNog:ENOG503NUJ9~COG:G) gives MHVRNTLVALAALALGPADALWPIPKAAKTGDKVLFIDQTVKVSYNGQQISYTAGYEPPAGPRFNSRDMVQGGVSRTFDAIFQHGFVPWMLRGRDEKYEPDLHSAPSRRLRTLDITQTGNDSTHTFKPLAGQLDESYTLNVTADGRASIRAVSSIGVLRALETFSQLFWKHSAGTAWYTALAPVSVADTPKFPHRGILLDVSRHWFPVDDIRRTIDGLAMNKMNVLHLHITDTQSWPLEIPALPRLTEAGAHAPGLTYSPKDIAGLYEYAIHRGVQIIMEIDMPGHIGIEDAYPGKSVAFNAKPYEWYCSQPPCGSFKLNSSDTFEFLDALFADLLPRVSPYAAYFHTGGDEYKANNSLLDPGLRTNDLTVLQPLLQKFLDFAHGKVRAHGLAPFVWEEMVLQWNATVGNDVVIQSWLGSGAIKKLTDAGHKVIDSSNEFLYLDCGRGEFIDYETGPAFQKAYPFNDWCNPTKNWRVVYTHDPLVGLSKASAARVIGGEAPVWTETIDPASVDTIIWPRGAAAGEAWWSGYQDPDTGRNRSMYDVRIRLSEQRERMLARGVKATAITQLWCNQAAKDDCAGTQ, from the exons ATGCACGTGCGCAACACCCTCGTGGctctcgccgcgctcgccctcggcccgGCCGACGCGCTCTGGCCCAtccccaaggcggccaagacgggcgacaAGGTCCTCTTCATCGACCAGACGGTCAAGGTGTCGTACAATGGCCAGCAG ATCAGCTACACCGCTGGCTACGAACCGCCCGCCGGTCCCAGATTCAACAGCAGGGACATGGTCCAGGGCGGCGTCTCGCGGACCTTTGACGCCATCTTTCAGCACGGCTTCGTCCCATGGATGCTCCGCGGGCGAGACGAAAAATACGAGCCAGACCTGCAcagcgcgccctcgagacgCCTCAGGACGCTCGACATCACACAGACGGGCAACGACAGCACGCACACGTTCAAGCCGCTCgcgggccagctcgacgagtcGTACACGCTCAACGTGACGGCCGATGGGCGGGCCTCGATCCGCGCCGTCTCATCCATTGGCGTCCTTCGCGCCCTCGAGACCTTCTCGCAGCTCTTCTGGAAGCAcagcgccggcaccgcctgGTACACGGCCCTGGCCCCTGTCTCCGTCGCGGACACGCCCAAATTCCCCCATCGCGGCATCCTGCTCGACGTCAGCCGCCACTGGttccccgtcgacgacatcagGCGCACCATCGATGGCCTCGCCATGAACAAGATGAACGTCCTACACCTGCACATCACCGATACCCAGTCGTGGCCGCTCGAGATTCCGGCCCTGCCACGCCtcaccgaggccggcgcccacGCTCCCGGCCTGACCTACTCGCCCAAGGACATCGCCGGCCTGTACGAGTACGCCATCCACCGCGGCGTGCAAATCATCATGGAGATTGACATGCCCGGCCATAtcggcatcgaggacgcCTACCCCGGCAAGTCGGTCGCGTTCAACGCCAAGCCCTACGAGTGGTACTGCTCGCAGCCCCCCTGCGGTTCCTTCAAGCTCAACAGCTCCGACACGTtcgagttcctcgacgcgctcTTCGCCGACCTGCTACCGCGTGTCTCCCCCTACGCTGCCTACTTTcacaccggcggcgacgaatACAAAGCCAACAACTCGCTGCTCGACCCAGGCCTGCGCACCAACGACCTCACCGTGCTGCAGCCGCTGCTCCAAAAGTTCCTCGACTTTGCCCACGGAAAAGTTCGTGcccacggcctcgcccccTTTGTCTGGGAGGAGATGGTGCTGCAGTGGAATGCGACCGTCGGCAATGACGTGGTGATTCAGTCGTGGCTCGGCTCCGGTGCCATCAAGAAGCtcaccgacgccggccaCAAGGTCAtcgacagcagcaacgagTTCCTCTACCTCGactgcggccgcggcgagtTTATCGATTACGAGACGGGACCGGCCTTCCAAAAGGCGTACCCTTTCAACGACTGGTGCAACCCGACCAAGAACTGGCGCGTCGTCTACACGCATGACCCGCTCGTCGGCCTGTccaaggcgtcggcggcgcgcgtcatcggcggcgaggcgcccgTGTGGACCGAGACCATCGACCCGGCCAGCGTCGACACCATCATCtggccccgcggcgccgccgccggcgaggcctgGTGGTCGGGCTACCAGGACCCAGACACGGGCCGCAACAGGTCCATGTATGACGTCCGCATCCGCCTTTcggagcagcgcgagcgcatGCTGGCCCGCGGGGTCAAGGCCACGGCCATTACGCAGTTGTGGTGCAaccaggcggccaaggaTGACTGTGCGGGCACGCAGTAG